A single genomic interval of Monodelphis domestica isolate mMonDom1 chromosome X, mMonDom1.pri, whole genome shotgun sequence harbors:
- the LOC100022429 gene encoding olfactory receptor 13H1-like produces the protein MDGLQRTNYSEVTEFILVGFSQKPHVQVAFFTGLLCFYLFTVWGNSLIITVIQRDTQLHTPMYFFLSNLSFLDICYTTSWEPYVLAQCFKDFPTISYTSCYAQMTISLFLGMTECLLLAIMAYDRFVAISNPLRYTVIMSNQVCLQMAVGTWASAFLLSVMPIVAIPAQYCGHNVINHFTCEIQALLKLVCSDTPMSLILGLVISTFTLPLPFTFILISYIRIVAAVLRIRSTEAKLKAFSTCGSHLTVVTIFYGTAIYMYLKPQSKESPDQDKVIFIFYGAVTPMLNPLIYTLRNKDVKGALRKLAGGKEKS, from the coding sequence ATGGATGGGCTACAGAGAACTAACTACTCTGAGGTCACTGAATTCATCCTGGTGGGTTTTTCCCAAAAGCCCCATGTGCAAGTTGCCTTCTTCACTGGGTTGCTGTGTTTCTACCTCTTCACAGTTTGGGGGAACAGCCTCATCATCACTGTGATCCAAAGGGACACTCAGCTGCACACCCCCATGTACTTTTTCCTCAGCAACCTGTCCTTCCTTGACATCTGCTATACCACCAGCTGGGAGCCTTATGTGTTGGCCCAGTGTTTCAAGGACTTCCCCACCATCTCCTACACCAGCTGCTATGCCCAGATGACCATTTCCCTGTTCCTGGGGATGACTGAGTGTCTCCTCCTTGCCATCATGGCCTATGATCGGTTTGTTGCCATCTCCAACCCTCTGCGCTACACTGTCATCATGAGCAACCAGGTCTGCTTGCAGATGGCAGTGGGCACCTGGGCCAGTGCCTTCCTCTTATCTGTAATGCCAATTGTTGCTATTCCAGCTCAATACTGTGGGCACAATGTCATTAACCATTTCACCTGTGAGATCCAAGCCTTGCTAAAGCTTGTATGCTCAGACACCCCCATGAGCCTGATCCTGGGTCTGGTCATTAGTACTTTTACACTGCCCCTACCCTTCACCTTTATCCTCATCTCCTACATCCGCATTGTGGCAGCTGTGCTCAGGATTCGCTCCACAGAGGCCAAGCTCAAAGCCTTCTCTACCTGTGGTTCCCACTTGACAGTAGTGACCATATTTTATGGGACAGCCATCTATATGTACTTGAAGCCCCAATCTAAAGAGTCTCCAGACCAGGACAaagtcatttttatattttatggagCAGTTACCCCCATGTTGAACCCTCTCATTTATACCCTAAGGAATAAGGATGTGAAAGGTGCCCTCAGGAAATTGgctggagggaaagaaaaatcctga